The Coffea arabica cultivar ET-39 chromosome 6e, Coffea Arabica ET-39 HiFi, whole genome shotgun sequence genome contains the following window.
GGTTTGTGCTCGAAACGTTCCACACCGCGATACATAAGAAGTATCCTCGCACACTCCAAGATCCCTGGTTGAAGGTCGAAAAAGGCATACAAGCCGAAGACCTCGATCGTATGAAGAAGGAGGCCCAAGCAGTCCGGCCAAGATCTGATCCCAGGCGGAGGGAGTCAAATCGGAGTGAGGTCGGAAACAGCAGTGGTTTCCATAGCCCCGGCCGAGACCGCCGGAGCGTTTTCGACAGAATAGCCAAGGGGAAGCAGCCGGTCTCGGAAGCCGAGTTAACTTCCCTGAACACCAACCGATCCCGTGTGCTATCTGTGATGGACCAAAACGGACTTGGGTGAGCCCTTCCCAAGATGAacggaaaaaaaagaggagaaaccCTAACCTGTACTGCCTATACCACCGAGATGTCGGGCATGAGACAGAGGACTGCAATGACCTCAAGAAGGAGATAAAACGTCTCATTAAGCAGGGTTACCTCAAACAATTCGTCCGACGAGATGCGAGTTACAATAAGAGCGAATCTCTTCTGGAAAGTTGCGGCGACCAACGCCGAAATGATAGGCGAGGTGGAAGAAGTAGTTGCCGACCCCCGGAGGATCCCAAGGATGCTAGGAGACCCCCCCGAGATGGGTCCCCCAGTTATGGGCCAATTATGGCACAGGTCATGAGTCCGGATATGGGTCCAACATCGCTAGAGTTATTAACATCATAGCCGGTGGTCCGACGGGAGGGGACAGTCAAAACTCCCGGAAGAGAACCTACAAACAGGCCAACCCGGACATAACTGAGCCGAGTTCTCGGCTATCTGAAATGATCACGTATGGCCCAAGTGATCCTGTTCCGGCCGCGTCCAGCAGCCATGAGGCCTTGGTGATCGAGGTACTCACCAACAGTTACATCATCAAAAAAGTGTACGTGGATCCAGGAAACTCAGTAGATGTCATGTACTATCGGACGTTCGAAAATCTGAAACTGACAAGAGAGCAGCTCAGCCCAGTCAGGACACCTCTTGTGGGCTTTGGGAGACACGTTGTCCATCCCGAGGGAATGGTCACGCTAACGGTGACTGTTGGCCATCAACCTCGGTACCGAACCATCCCAGTTAATTTCGTGGTGGCCAGGGCCGATTCCCCCTACAATCTGCTTATGGGTCGGCCCACCTTGAACGCTTTGCGAGTTGTATACTCAACGTAATACTTAAGTTTCAAGTTTCCAACCCTCGCGGGAATCACTGAGATGAGCAGCAATGTTTGTGCCGCACGAGAGTGTTACCTTGCAACCTTGCAGGCTGCGTCTTCGTCGACGTCCGAGCCATGGACCGAAAGCAGGAGGTCTAGCATTATGTCGATAGACTGCATCGATCATCACAAATCTGTGAAGTCTTAAAGGCTGGATAATGGAGACGAGGTCGAAGATATTATATTGACTCTTACTAACCACGATCAAACCGTCCGTATCGGCACAAACTTGCCCGAGCCGGTCAAAGGCGGGTTGatcgaactccttagggagtaCCAGGACGTCTTTGCCTAGATCGCCGAGCAAGTGGTCGGGGTTCCTCCCCAACTTATGTTGCACGAGTTGAACGTTGACCCTAGAGCTCGGCCAGTAAGACAGAAGAGAAAACACTTCGATCCGGAACGCAGCAAAGCTGTAACGGAAGAGGTGGATAAGCTCATGCCAGCACAGATGATCAAGGAAGTCTAATATCCCACTTGGTTGTCCAATCCAGTAATGGTCGAG
Protein-coding sequences here:
- the LOC113696374 gene encoding uncharacterized protein, with amino-acid sequence MITYGPSDPVPAASSSHEALVIEVLTNSYIIKKVYVDPGNSVDVMYYRTFENLKLTREQLSPVRTPLVGFGRHVVHPEGMVTLTVTVGHQPRYRTIPVNFVVARADSPYNLLMGRPTLNALRVAASSSTSEPWTESRRSSIMSIDCIDHHKSVKS